One window from the genome of Natrialba magadii ATCC 43099 encodes:
- a CDS encoding beta-ribofuranosylaminobenzene 5'-phosphate synthase family protein, which translates to MPNASESDAGPPSPADRERGVTVSAGARLHVGFQNLSLARERLYGGIGIGLETPRVTVTAARADEIAAADPLVRDYAVRAVDVLDVPGIQINIEERLPRHVGLGSGTQLALAVLAATAHAYDLEPRVRTNAPAMGRGGRSGIGVATFENGGFVVDAGHPTNRFTTAPPDEGDWTVPPVVARHDLPDDWRFLVVVPDADPGRSGTNEDASMRTVVERADPAIADELAGVVTRKLLPAAAAGRLEAFGEAIREIGRKNGAWYTDAQGGVFRPPAGELVEALESCPVLSGIGQSSWGPVVYGVTDRGHAEEAVAAAEDALAERGLSGEVLVSCAATTGATVKKHHLRR; encoded by the coding sequence ATGCCGAACGCGAGCGAGTCGGACGCTGGACCGCCCTCACCAGCTGACAGGGAACGCGGCGTGACCGTCAGCGCCGGTGCTCGCCTCCACGTCGGCTTCCAGAACCTCTCGCTCGCTCGCGAACGACTCTACGGCGGCATCGGAATCGGGCTCGAGACACCACGCGTCACCGTTACAGCAGCCCGCGCCGACGAGATCGCCGCCGCAGACCCGCTCGTCCGTGACTATGCCGTTCGGGCGGTCGACGTGCTCGACGTTCCCGGGATCCAAATCAATATCGAGGAACGGCTACCGCGACACGTCGGCCTCGGGAGCGGAACCCAACTCGCACTTGCCGTTCTCGCGGCGACGGCTCACGCCTACGACCTGGAGCCGCGGGTCAGGACGAACGCCCCTGCGATGGGGCGGGGCGGCCGCAGCGGTATCGGCGTCGCCACCTTCGAGAACGGCGGCTTCGTCGTCGACGCTGGACATCCGACGAATCGCTTTACGACCGCGCCGCCGGACGAAGGCGACTGGACAGTCCCACCCGTCGTCGCCCGCCACGACCTGCCCGATGACTGGCGCTTCCTCGTCGTCGTCCCCGACGCCGACCCCGGCCGCAGCGGCACGAACGAGGACGCCAGTATGCGCACCGTCGTCGAACGCGCAGACCCCGCCATCGCGGACGAACTCGCCGGCGTCGTCACCCGGAAACTACTCCCCGCCGCGGCCGCAGGCCGACTCGAGGCCTTCGGCGAGGCGATCCGCGAAATCGGCCGGAAGAACGGTGCGTGGTACACCGACGCCCAGGGCGGCGTCTTCCGCCCGCCCGCCGGTGAACTGGTGGAGGCACTCGAGTCCTGTCCAGTTCTCTCGGGGATCGGGCAGTCCTCGTGGGGGCCAGTCGTCTACGGCGTGACGGACCGCGGCCATGCCGAGGAAGCGGTCGCCGCGGCCGAGGATGCACTCGCAGAACGTGGGCTGTCGGGTGAGGTACTCGTGTCGTGTGCGGCAACGACCGGTGCAACGGTCAAGAAGCACCACCTGCGCCGATAG
- a CDS encoding transcription factor S — translation MQFCDDCGSMMMAEDDRMVCTNCGAASERDREREDEFVTTESQTDDEVIESDENANFEGKPKATDVVCDECGTQEAWYTLKQTASADEPPTRFFKCTECGHRWRGYN, via the coding sequence ATGCAGTTCTGTGACGACTGCGGCTCGATGATGATGGCTGAGGACGACCGGATGGTCTGTACGAACTGTGGTGCGGCGAGCGAGCGCGACCGCGAGCGCGAAGACGAGTTCGTCACCACCGAATCCCAGACCGACGACGAGGTCATCGAGTCCGACGAGAACGCGAACTTCGAAGGCAAGCCGAAGGCGACCGACGTCGTCTGCGACGAGTGTGGCACCCAGGAAGCCTGGTACACACTAAAACAGACCGCCTCCGCGGACGAGCCGCCGACACGATTCTTCAAGTGTACGGAGTGTGGCCATCGCTGGCGGGGCTACAACTGA
- a CDS encoding DNA polymerase Y family protein, with amino-acid sequence MPNGPQLPGVETEDTADRIVLHVDADCFYAACERLREPELRGDPVVVGMGYEPGDTIGAVATASYEAREFGVESAQAISTALESLPRRAALSPDADDHDPDLTEDETGYYRPVDMDFYESVAADVREILHDCSDTVREVSIDEAYLDVTERTAWEVADGFARHVKDRIRREVGVVVSIGVAPTMSAAKIASDFDKPDGLTVVEPGEVREFLAPLDVELLHGVGPVTARELREMGLETAADVAAADPEPLVERFGERGQELYDRARGDDDRRVEPKGDPKSFSRESAFAEPVSDPEPKYEQIETLAAAVADRAQREGALYRTVGVKAVLPPFDVNTRARSLPGPVDDPDLVERITRDLFAEFETEPVRKLGVRVANLEFATADQTSLDGWDGAATASGGSEGVTTDVREREGEPESGTGPELDSETDAVALYEFEAESESEPEPGSESKHETGSGSESESESESESETGPGTSPSMSGDGQEALTAFTASSEPNSDTATATAEKSDPVRNNDETDAESTSPTTESAPTTHRIPEGQTVLADFT; translated from the coding sequence ATGCCCAACGGGCCACAACTCCCCGGCGTCGAAACCGAGGACACCGCAGACCGGATCGTCCTCCACGTCGACGCCGACTGCTTCTACGCCGCCTGCGAGCGACTCCGCGAGCCCGAACTCCGCGGCGACCCCGTCGTCGTCGGCATGGGCTACGAACCCGGCGACACCATCGGCGCCGTCGCCACCGCCAGCTACGAAGCCCGCGAGTTCGGCGTCGAAAGCGCCCAGGCAATCTCGACCGCACTCGAGTCCCTGCCGCGGCGCGCCGCCCTTTCACCAGACGCAGACGACCACGATCCAGACCTGACTGAGGACGAGACCGGCTACTACCGCCCCGTCGACATGGACTTCTACGAGTCCGTCGCGGCCGACGTTCGGGAGATCCTCCACGACTGTTCGGACACCGTCCGTGAGGTGAGCATCGACGAGGCCTACCTCGACGTGACCGAGCGCACCGCCTGGGAGGTCGCAGACGGCTTCGCCCGACACGTCAAGGACCGTATTCGGCGCGAGGTCGGCGTCGTCGTCAGTATCGGCGTCGCGCCGACCATGAGCGCGGCCAAGATCGCGAGCGACTTCGACAAGCCGGACGGGCTGACCGTCGTCGAACCCGGAGAAGTGCGGGAGTTTCTCGCCCCGCTGGACGTCGAGTTGCTCCACGGCGTCGGTCCCGTGACGGCGCGCGAACTTCGGGAGATGGGACTCGAGACGGCCGCCGACGTGGCCGCGGCCGATCCCGAGCCGCTGGTCGAGCGCTTCGGCGAGCGCGGTCAGGAACTCTACGACCGCGCCCGTGGTGACGACGACCGTCGCGTCGAACCGAAGGGCGACCCCAAGAGTTTTTCGCGCGAGTCGGCCTTCGCTGAGCCCGTTTCCGATCCGGAGCCCAAGTACGAGCAGATTGAGACCCTCGCTGCGGCCGTCGCCGACCGCGCCCAGCGTGAGGGCGCGCTGTACAGAACCGTCGGTGTCAAGGCCGTCCTGCCGCCGTTCGATGTCAACACCAGAGCGCGGTCGCTTCCCGGCCCGGTCGACGATCCCGACCTCGTCGAGCGGATCACCCGCGACCTGTTCGCCGAGTTCGAGACGGAGCCGGTTCGAAAGCTCGGTGTTCGTGTCGCCAATCTCGAGTTCGCGACGGCGGACCAGACGAGTCTGGACGGGTGGGATGGCGCGGCGACGGCCTCCGGTGGATCTGAAGGCGTGACAACGGATGTGCGGGAAAGAGAGGGGGAACCGGAGTCTGGCACCGGTCCGGAATTGGACTCCGAGACAGATGCCGTTGCTCTCTACGAGTTCGAAGCCGAGTCCGAATCTGAACCCGAACCCGGCTCCGAATCCAAACACGAAACCGGGTCCGGGTCCGAGTCCGAGTCCGAGTCCGAGTCCGAGTCCGAAACCGGACCCGGAACCAGCCCCAGTATGAGCGGCGACGGACAGGAAGCGCTGACAGCGTTCACGGCTAGCTCCGAACCCAATAGCGACACAGCTACAGCTACTGCCGAGAAGAGCGACCCCGTCAGGAACAACGATGAAACCGACGCTGAATCTACCTCGCCTACAACCGAGTCGGCTCCGACAACGCATCGGATACCCGAGGGTCAGACAGTATTGGCCGATTTCACATAG
- a CDS encoding uracil-DNA glycosylase family protein has product MGQPPLLTNVQNVTDRTSNPFGLRPPFDRSGPDERTAVFGYGDANADFHVIGDHPGVHGGKRTGVPFTEIENGNAIQDVLRDPDIDFASGPRDQPVLENCYLSYVHMCSLPDGHQPTASDYAELERYFDAELRAINAHILLPVGEQATDHVLREYTTQRRRIDLNMVDLHATEIRGRGFMVVPIRNPTEWDDGDREAILETLREILASDYRQTKGVATRIG; this is encoded by the coding sequence ATGGGCCAGCCACCCCTTCTGACGAACGTGCAAAACGTCACCGACAGGACGAGCAACCCGTTCGGACTCAGACCACCGTTCGACCGGAGCGGCCCCGACGAACGGACCGCCGTCTTCGGCTACGGTGACGCCAACGCCGACTTCCACGTCATCGGCGACCATCCCGGCGTCCACGGCGGGAAGCGAACCGGCGTCCCCTTCACCGAAATCGAGAACGGGAACGCCATCCAGGACGTTCTCCGCGACCCCGACATTGACTTCGCGAGCGGTCCTCGAGACCAGCCCGTACTCGAGAACTGCTATCTGAGCTACGTCCATATGTGCAGTCTCCCGGACGGCCACCAGCCGACCGCGAGCGACTACGCGGAACTCGAGCGCTACTTCGACGCCGAACTCCGGGCGATTAACGCCCACATTCTGCTGCCGGTCGGCGAGCAGGCGACGGATCACGTCCTCCGGGAGTACACGACCCAACGCCGCCGGATCGACCTGAATATGGTCGACCTTCACGCCACCGAGATCCGCGGTCGCGGGTTCATGGTCGTCCCGATTCGAAATCCAACCGAGTGGGACGACGGCGACCGCGAGGCGATTCTCGAGACGCTACGTGAGATTCTGGCGAGCGATTATCGGCAGACGAAGGGTGTGGCGACGCGGATTGGGTAG
- a CDS encoding helix-turn-helix domain-containing protein, whose amino-acid sequence MSVIATIAVPATAFPLGSVLDSAGAHDTTVSIETTIPTSEGVLPYLWVPADIAPSIITTLESRSMVAGVSIIDEFDDTVLVEIEWATSVNGILKSIQESDVLVTNATGTAEQWTFRLRFPSYDSLSTFYTACVDREIPIELLQLHEAVSAGDDQRFGLTTAQRELIVAAYEAGYFDIPRETTLVELGHELGISDSAVSQRLRRGLSTLIGSTLAIDPHHTQGEDSGRSSTSAPSRGSSVGGGGERSVSENSGEDGRTAKERGNESERPSRKGAEGRDEYEYEYEHEPGCEYEYNDESTSTVEDDDADTADEPDTTASDAADENDGPELQTDGSNES is encoded by the coding sequence ATGAGCGTTATCGCCACCATCGCCGTCCCGGCAACAGCGTTCCCGCTTGGATCCGTCTTGGACTCTGCTGGCGCACACGATACGACCGTCTCCATCGAAACGACAATCCCGACGAGCGAAGGGGTGCTTCCCTACCTCTGGGTCCCCGCTGACATCGCCCCTTCCATCATCACGACACTCGAGTCCCGGTCGATGGTCGCCGGTGTCTCGATCATCGACGAGTTCGACGACACCGTCCTCGTCGAAATCGAGTGGGCAACGAGCGTCAACGGGATTCTCAAATCGATCCAGGAGAGTGACGTGCTCGTGACGAACGCCACGGGGACTGCCGAACAGTGGACGTTCCGCCTTCGCTTCCCCTCCTACGACTCACTATCAACGTTCTACACCGCCTGTGTCGATCGCGAAATCCCGATCGAACTGCTCCAGCTCCACGAAGCCGTCAGCGCAGGCGACGACCAGCGCTTTGGCCTTACGACTGCCCAGCGCGAGTTGATCGTCGCTGCCTACGAGGCCGGCTACTTCGACATCCCACGAGAGACAACGCTCGTGGAACTCGGACACGAACTCGGCATCTCCGACTCTGCCGTCTCTCAGCGACTCCGGCGCGGCCTCTCGACGCTGATCGGCTCGACGCTGGCGATCGATCCACACCACACCCAGGGCGAGGACTCGGGGCGCTCGAGTACGAGTGCACCGAGTCGCGGTTCGAGTGTTGGTGGGGGTGGAGAGAGAAGTGTGAGTGAGAATAGCGGTGAAGATGGAAGGACGGCTAAAGAGCGAGGCAACGAGTCAGAAAGGCCATCGAGAAAGGGAGCGGAGGGCCGGGATGAGTATGAGTACGAATACGAGCACGAGCCCGGGTGCGAATACGAGTACAACGACGAATCGACGTCAACAGTCGAAGACGACGACGCAGACACTGCAGACGAACCAGACACGACAGCGTCCGACGCCGCAGACGAAAACGACGGTCCTGAACTCCAGACGGACGGATCGAACGAGTCGTGA
- a CDS encoding metal-dependent hydrolase: MYQVGHYGAALLVYAPLGTAVAVGGDEGLAIVGGLVAVSLSTLPDFDQRVPMLEHRGPTHTVGFALLVGVLVAMAAAVVVGQSTPFVGLELLVFAFAVGTLAIVSHLLADVITPMGIRPFWPLSSRHYTFDVTRAANPIANYALFGLGVSAVVVAVGVVTAVG; the protein is encoded by the coding sequence ATGTATCAGGTCGGCCACTATGGGGCTGCCCTGCTGGTCTACGCGCCGCTTGGCACCGCCGTCGCCGTGGGGGGAGACGAAGGGCTCGCAATCGTCGGTGGGCTCGTCGCTGTTAGCCTCTCAACGCTTCCCGATTTCGACCAGCGAGTGCCGATGCTCGAGCATCGCGGACCGACGCACACGGTCGGGTTTGCACTGCTGGTCGGGGTACTGGTTGCGATGGCTGCTGCCGTGGTAGTCGGACAATCGACGCCGTTCGTCGGGCTTGAACTGCTCGTGTTCGCGTTCGCTGTGGGGACGCTCGCGATCGTCTCACACCTCCTTGCGGACGTGATCACGCCGATGGGAATCCGCCCGTTCTGGCCGCTTTCGAGTCGTCACTACACGTTCGACGTGACTCGGGCGGCAAACCCCATCGCGAATTACGCACTGTTCGGGCTTGGTGTCAGTGCTGTCGTCGTCGCGGTTGGAGTCGTCACGGCCGTCGGGTGA
- a CDS encoding COX15/CtaA family protein: MSSDSQTADGGLRSLIARFGVPHLLATTLVLVAGTILLGVAAKATGSGLACEANWPQCDAGPFNLLPANLPSFYEWFHRFVAMFAGFAIVGSAVSAWRSPDIDRRVAALVVLGMVLTPIQVYLGRETVLSYEMEILSLHFWTAILIFAMFVVATALVWKPRLRSAHIPAVLALGLVSLPLHVALSPTDLGLVSDYSPTVQLLQYGVTLSLLASVIVATMVTNWRKQDQTLFGLLAGTAVLTLAVTYLGRRAVMTLNPALDQLYLILAGVLLLAFGVAIYRSRQ; the protein is encoded by the coding sequence GTGTCGTCAGATAGCCAGACCGCCGATGGGGGACTTCGCTCGCTGATCGCCAGGTTCGGTGTGCCGCACCTGCTCGCGACGACGCTCGTGCTCGTCGCCGGAACGATTTTGCTCGGCGTCGCCGCGAAGGCAACCGGGTCGGGACTCGCCTGTGAAGCGAACTGGCCACAGTGTGACGCTGGACCGTTCAATCTGCTGCCCGCTAATCTGCCGAGTTTCTACGAGTGGTTCCACCGCTTCGTCGCCATGTTTGCCGGCTTTGCCATCGTCGGCTCTGCAGTCTCGGCGTGGCGTAGTCCTGACATCGACCGCCGCGTTGCCGCGCTGGTCGTTCTCGGGATGGTCCTGACGCCAATTCAGGTCTACCTCGGCCGCGAGACGGTTCTGAGCTACGAGATGGAAATCCTCTCGCTGCACTTCTGGACTGCCATTCTCATCTTCGCGATGTTCGTCGTCGCGACGGCACTCGTCTGGAAACCACGCCTTCGGTCCGCTCACATCCCTGCAGTGCTGGCGCTTGGGTTGGTCTCACTGCCACTCCACGTCGCGCTTAGCCCGACTGATCTGGGGCTCGTCTCGGACTACTCTCCGACGGTACAGTTGCTCCAGTACGGCGTCACCCTCTCGTTGCTCGCGTCCGTCATCGTTGCCACCATGGTGACCAACTGGCGAAAACAGGATCAGACACTCTTCGGTTTGCTCGCCGGGACGGCCGTCCTCACGCTCGCTGTGACCTATCTTGGCCGTCGTGCAGTAATGACGCTCAATCCGGCACTCGATCAGCTCTATCTCATCCTTGCCGGCGTGCTCTTGCTCGCGTTCGGCGTCGCGATTTATCGAAGCCGCCAGTAG
- a CDS encoding M24 family metallopeptidase — MDKRERLDDYLERNELESVWFARPNAFAWLTGGNSVVDRETPTGVAVAGYDGDDVRIVTTNNEANRIEDEELPDLDTDAVSVEQFGWQTDSLAKAVAARVGKDERAAADIDVPGLERVDPTPLRQPLTEQDQERYRRLGRETAAAVESVCRELRTGDSEHEVASALRVALSARNIEAPVILVGGSERAQRYRHYTPTDAELGDYALVSVTTERAGLHASCTRTVAFDAPEWLTERHEAAARVETTALAATRKAASTGGTAGDVFTAIQDAYDEVGYPDEWMEHHQGGAAGFSGREWIATPGHEASVVEPMAYAWNPTIEGAKSEDTVLLADGEFEVLTATDNWPTTTVEAVASAGDAALGNGTGDEYSLELELELERPAVLELD, encoded by the coding sequence ATGGACAAACGCGAGCGACTGGACGACTACCTCGAGCGCAACGAACTCGAGTCGGTCTGGTTCGCCCGGCCGAACGCCTTCGCCTGGCTGACCGGTGGCAACAGCGTCGTCGACCGGGAGACGCCAACCGGCGTGGCCGTTGCCGGCTACGATGGCGACGACGTGCGAATCGTGACGACGAATAACGAAGCGAACCGAATCGAGGACGAGGAGCTACCGGACCTCGACACGGACGCCGTCTCCGTCGAGCAGTTCGGCTGGCAAACCGACTCACTCGCCAAGGCAGTCGCCGCTCGCGTCGGTAAGGACGAGCGCGCCGCTGCCGACATCGACGTACCCGGACTCGAGCGAGTGGATCCGACGCCGCTCCGGCAGCCACTGACCGAACAGGACCAGGAGCGCTACCGCCGTCTCGGTCGCGAAACCGCCGCTGCCGTCGAGTCCGTCTGCCGAGAGTTGCGGACGGGCGATAGCGAACACGAGGTCGCCTCCGCCCTGCGCGTGGCGCTCTCGGCGCGGAACATCGAAGCCCCCGTCATCCTCGTCGGCGGCTCCGAGCGCGCACAGCGCTATCGCCACTACACACCGACCGACGCCGAACTCGGTGACTACGCGCTCGTCTCGGTGACGACCGAGCGGGCCGGTCTCCACGCAAGTTGTACCCGGACTGTCGCGTTCGACGCACCCGAGTGGCTGACCGAGCGCCACGAGGCCGCTGCACGCGTCGAGACAACCGCGCTCGCCGCGACGCGGAAGGCCGCTTCGACGGGCGGCACGGCCGGCGACGTGTTTACCGCGATTCAGGACGCCTACGACGAGGTCGGCTATCCCGATGAATGGATGGAACATCACCAGGGCGGCGCTGCCGGCTTCTCCGGCCGCGAGTGGATTGCAACGCCCGGCCACGAGGCGAGCGTCGTAGAGCCCATGGCCTACGCCTGGAATCCGACGATCGAGGGCGCGAAAAGCGAAGATACTGTGTTGCTCGCTGATGGCGAGTTCGAGGTACTGACCGCGACCGATAACTGGCCGACGACGACGGTGGAAGCTGTTGCGTCCGCTGGCGACGCAGCGCTCGGAAATGGAACTGGGGACGAATACTCCCTCGAACTCGAACTCGAACTCGAACGTCCAGCCGTACTCGAGTTAGACTGA
- a CDS encoding helix-turn-helix domain-containing protein, whose translation MDPDDTTERQVDDTTDDSRPTAQSNAETDADGRSVPDSTAVDANAGSERNRRTDGPNEATEPGEASETTENDDTSDGMRTAAAEEVDQRIVDLLSWILDTETRAKIYVHLLAHPASTSEEVAKGTGLYPSTVREALAELHDEERVTRQKRASEGAGNNPYEYTAIQPSDLVGGVVDQVQQELNTIFTLDRVLDRSADGNTDGSQTHGFDPVTITVDSDDTDIDTDAGEDTITGTESNTSTETDPDSSTTANTGTGTNTNTNTTVDDPAADADSTPDTDTTTSSSEATDTHDR comes from the coding sequence ATGGATCCAGACGATACAACCGAGCGACAGGTGGATGACACCACGGACGACAGCCGGCCGACTGCCCAGTCTAACGCTGAGACGGACGCAGACGGCCGGAGCGTTCCCGATTCGACAGCGGTTGACGCCAACGCTGGGAGTGAGCGCAACCGTCGCACTGACGGCCCCAACGAGGCGACCGAACCGGGTGAGGCGAGTGAGACAACCGAGAACGACGACACCAGCGACGGCATGCGAACAGCCGCCGCCGAAGAAGTCGACCAGCGTATCGTCGACCTGCTCTCGTGGATCCTCGACACCGAAACCCGCGCGAAAATCTACGTCCACCTGCTCGCCCACCCCGCGAGCACCTCAGAGGAGGTCGCGAAGGGAACCGGTCTCTACCCGAGTACCGTCCGCGAAGCGCTCGCCGAACTCCACGACGAAGAGCGCGTCACACGCCAGAAACGTGCTAGCGAAGGCGCAGGAAACAACCCCTACGAGTACACCGCGATCCAGCCAAGCGACCTCGTCGGCGGCGTCGTCGACCAGGTCCAGCAGGAGCTAAACACCATCTTCACCCTCGACCGCGTGCTCGATCGCTCGGCAGACGGAAACACCGACGGTTCCCAGACGCACGGCTTCGACCCGGTGACGATCACGGTCGATAGCGACGATACCGACATCGACACTGACGCAGGCGAGGACACGATTACGGGAACAGAATCGAACACAAGCACAGAGACGGACCCGGACTCGAGTACCACCGCAAACACGGGCACGGGCACGAACACGAATACGAATACGACCGTCGACGACCCAGCAGCCGACGCGGATTCCACCCCTGACACCGACACTACCACTAGCTCGTCCGAGGCGACCGACACCCACGACAGATAG
- a CDS encoding DNA topoisomerase VI subunit B codes for MTSFQSTLGEESGIAEELAESQQAISIAEFFEKNKHMLGFDSGARGLVTAVKEAVDNALDAAEEAGILPDIYVEIQEEGDYYRLIVEDNGPGLTKESLPKVFGKLLYGSRFHAREQSRGQQGIGISAAVLYSQLTSGKPAKITSRTEGTDEAQYFELIVDTDDNEPEISVEETTTWDRPHGTRIELEMEANMRARQQLHNYIKHTAVVNPHARLELREPKAHFKFERATDQLPEETEEIRPHPHGVELGTVIKMLAATDSQTVSGFLQEEFTRVGKKTAESVIDAFRDRHYGREMRWRPPASHESVDLDAAVTDATANKGADATAAFAGAIEDEVADFDRIAHYELRDVVDSAADDVEDEHGTTFGDTVRENAVEAVWLELIDAVPVDDDEAADPAADDAIESESRLVADLYDLADDATSTRKDDEVIQAFAVRLAGTFEDETDDDPRHRLTHKTLREYVDRAAELTEEYDDVAFGDTARENVVEAIWDVMATVPDDPPLVRELEGDRDATSDLVDGMRATDIMAPPTRCLSPISDDLIQAGLEKEFDAEFYASATRDAEVHGGDPFVVEAGIAYGGELPAEGSANVMRFANRVPLVYQRGACATTDVVKSIGWRNYGLDQPGGSGLPNGPVVIMIHVASTNVPFTSESKDAVANVPEIEDEIELAIREAARDLKSFLNKRRSMQKRRKKQNVLGTILPEMATKVAEVTGRDEPDIDDAIARIMNNVLVERELEQNGDGQAVSVIVENNSSTNETLEITDIVSAEPRSLSDGATVVEMDGEWFVKWEADVSSGDDAVLEYEVADDASFDLDVKGVETEKLTVKQ; via the coding sequence ATGACGTCGTTCCAGTCGACACTCGGTGAGGAATCGGGGATCGCCGAGGAGCTGGCAGAGAGCCAGCAAGCGATCTCCATCGCCGAGTTCTTCGAGAAGAACAAGCATATGCTCGGCTTCGACAGCGGTGCTCGAGGCCTCGTCACGGCCGTCAAGGAGGCCGTCGACAACGCGCTTGACGCCGCCGAGGAAGCCGGTATTCTCCCGGATATCTACGTCGAGATACAGGAGGAAGGCGACTACTACCGCCTGATCGTCGAGGACAACGGACCGGGACTCACCAAGGAATCGCTGCCAAAGGTTTTCGGGAAGCTCCTCTATGGTTCTCGCTTCCACGCCCGCGAACAGTCCCGCGGACAGCAGGGGATCGGTATCTCCGCCGCCGTGCTCTACTCACAGCTCACGAGCGGCAAACCCGCGAAGATCACTAGCCGGACCGAAGGCACGGACGAGGCACAGTACTTCGAACTCATCGTCGACACGGACGACAACGAACCTGAGATTAGCGTCGAAGAGACGACGACCTGGGACCGCCCACATGGGACGCGCATCGAACTCGAGATGGAGGCGAATATGCGCGCCCGCCAGCAGCTTCACAACTACATCAAGCACACGGCGGTCGTCAATCCCCACGCCCGACTCGAGCTTCGCGAACCCAAGGCGCACTTCAAGTTCGAGCGAGCGACGGATCAACTGCCAGAGGAGACTGAGGAGATCCGTCCACACCCACACGGCGTCGAACTCGGGACCGTGATCAAGATGCTCGCGGCGACCGACTCCCAGACTGTCTCCGGCTTCTTACAGGAGGAGTTCACCCGCGTCGGGAAGAAGACCGCCGAGTCGGTCATCGACGCGTTCCGCGACCGTCACTACGGCCGCGAGATGCGCTGGCGGCCGCCTGCGAGCCACGAGTCGGTCGATCTCGACGCAGCGGTCACCGACGCCACCGCGAACAAGGGAGCCGACGCGACGGCTGCGTTCGCTGGGGCGATCGAAGACGAAGTCGCCGACTTCGACCGGATCGCCCACTACGAACTGCGCGATGTCGTCGATTCGGCTGCTGACGATGTCGAAGACGAACACGGGACGACGTTCGGCGACACCGTCCGCGAGAACGCCGTCGAAGCAGTCTGGCTCGAACTCATCGACGCCGTACCGGTGGACGATGACGAAGCAGCCGACCCAGCGGCCGACGACGCTATCGAGAGCGAGTCCCGCCTCGTCGCAGACCTCTACGACCTCGCCGACGATGCCACGAGCACCCGCAAGGACGACGAGGTCATCCAGGCCTTCGCCGTCCGGCTCGCTGGCACCTTCGAAGACGAGACCGACGACGACCCGCGCCACCGACTCACCCACAAGACGCTGCGGGAGTACGTCGACCGCGCGGCCGAACTCACCGAGGAATACGACGACGTGGCGTTCGGCGACACCGCCCGCGAGAACGTCGTCGAGGCGATCTGGGACGTGATGGCCACCGTCCCCGACGACCCGCCGCTCGTGCGCGAACTCGAGGGCGACCGTGACGCGACGAGCGATCTGGTCGACGGGATGCGTGCGACCGACATCATGGCCCCGCCAACACGGTGTCTCTCGCCCATTTCTGACGACCTCATTCAGGCCGGTCTGGAGAAAGAGTTCGACGCGGAGTTCTACGCCTCGGCAACGCGAGACGCCGAGGTCCACGGCGGCGATCCGTTCGTCGTCGAAGCCGGCATCGCCTACGGCGGCGAACTGCCGGCCGAGGGCAGCGCGAACGTGATGCGATTCGCCAACCGCGTCCCGCTCGTCTACCAGCGCGGCGCGTGTGCGACGACCGACGTGGTCAAATCCATCGGCTGGCGCAACTACGGACTCGACCAACCCGGCGGCTCCGGGCTTCCCAACGGCCCCGTCGTCATCATGATCCACGTTGCCTCGACGAACGTGCCGTTCACCAGCGAGTCGAAAGACGCCGTCGCGAACGTCCCCGAAATCGAAGACGAGATCGAACTCGCAATCCGGGAAGCCGCTCGCGACCTCAAAAGCTTCCTCAACAAGCGCCGCTCGATGCAAAAGCGCCGGAAGAAACAGAACGTCCTCGGCACTATCCTGCCCGAAATGGCAACGAAGGTCGCCGAGGTCACCGGTCGCGACGAACCCGACATCGACGACGCCATCGCCCGCATCATGAACAACGTGCTCGTCGAGCGCGAACTCGAACAGAACGGCGACGGCCAGGCCGTCTCCGTCATCGTCGAGAACAACTCGAGTACGAACGAGACGCTCGAGATCACCGACATCGTCTCGGCCGAACCGCGCAGCCTCTCCGACGGCGCCACCGTCGTCGAAATGGACGGCGAGTGGTTCGTCAAGTGGGAGGCCGACGTGTCGAGCGGCGACGACGCGGTACTCGAGTACGAGGTCGCAGACGATGCGAGCTTCGATCTGGACGTGAAGGGTGTCGAAACTGAGAAACTGACGGTGAAACAGTAA